Within the bacterium genome, the region AGCCCGATCTGGATTGCGCCTCTGTTCAACAAGTTCGGCCCGATGCAGGATCAGGCGCTGGAGGCCAAAATCCTGGCGCTGGCGGAGCGTGCCGGCATCGAGGGCAGCCGTGTGTTCGAAGTGAACAAAAGCGTGGACACCAAGGCCGTGAATGCCTATGTCTCGGGGTTTCTCGACACCAAGCGCATCGTCCTGTGGGATACGATCATCGCCAAGCTGGAGGAAGAGGAACTGCTGTTCGTGATGGGCCACGAAATGGGACATTACGTGCTGGGACACGTGGTCAAGAGTGTGTTGTTCTTTTCGGCGTTGATCCTGGTGGTGTTGTACGCTGCCCACCGCAATGCCGCCGCGCTGCTGCGAAGGTATCACGCCCGCTTTGGCTTCAACCAGCTCGCGGATATTGCTTCGCTGCCGCTGCTGATTCTGCTTTTCAATCTTTTTCTCTTCCTCGCCACGCCGCTCAGTTTCGCCTACACGCGCTACAATGAGCATGAATCCGACCGCTTTGGTTTGGAAATCTGCCAGAACAACCGCGCCGCGGCCCTGGCCTTCGTGAAACTGCAGACGGAAAATCTCGGCAACCCGCGGCCGGGCTGGCTCTACAAACTCTGGCGGGCTTCCCATCCGCCCATCGGCGAGCGCATCGAATTCTGCAACAGCTACCGCCCCTGGGAAACCGGCGAGCCGTTGAAATACGGGCATCTCATCAAAGCCCCGCAAACAGGAGACTAGCGCAGCGAGGCCGGCGGCGAAGCAGGCAGCGCCGAAGTGACCCCGCCGGCATCGGGAGCAGGGCAGCGCACCGCACTGAACCGCGACGGTCACACGATTTCATGACTCCTGCTGTGCACTTCAGCCAACTGCAGGGAAAGGGAGAACTGCGATGACTTGGATCAACATGCCGCGAGGCCGGGCCGTTGTTGCACTCATGCTGCTGCTCGCCGCAAATGGCCAAACCACGGAGAAGGAATTCATGAGCAAGCTGCGTTTCGCCATTTCATTCACCGCAGAGAAAAGCCGGACGCCGATCGACGGCCGCCTGCTGCTGATGTTGTCCGTCAACGAAGAGAAGGAACCGCGTTTTCAAATCAGCGATGATCCCGGCACCCAGCAGATTTTTGGTATTGACGTGGAGGGCCTCGGCCCGGGACAGGCTGCGCGCATCGACGCCTCGGTGTCCGGCTATC harbors:
- a CDS encoding M48 family metallopeptidase; translation: MRSLLILCSTVLALSRPSISQTANPPVPDTALVMAAVDTLQRIAEETRPVPVPPASEKALRYYRSGNWLWGLGLLWGLLVPAAFLFTGFSARIRNWAQKLGRKWFFVIGLYFIIFSLITFLLDLPLTYYQEFVRQHAYDLSNQTFSKWLGDSLKALVVGMLGGVLFLWVPYLLLKKSPQRWWLYTGILMVPFLFFFMLISPIWIAPLFNKFGPMQDQALEAKILALAERAGIEGSRVFEVNKSVDTKAVNAYVSGFLDTKRIVLWDTIIAKLEEEELLFVMGHEMGHYVLGHVVKSVLFFSALILVVLYAAHRNAAALLRRYHARFGFNQLADIASLPLLILLFNLFLFLATPLSFAYTRYNEHESDRFGLEICQNNRAAALAFVKLQTENLGNPRPGWLYKLWRASHPPIGERIEFCNSYRPWETGEPLKYGHLIKAPQTGD